A window of the Hordeum vulgare subsp. vulgare chromosome 5H, MorexV3_pseudomolecules_assembly, whole genome shotgun sequence genome harbors these coding sequences:
- the LOC123396082 gene encoding uncharacterized protein LOC123396082 isoform X1 translates to MVHLVMHLATEAKVGGPVCYRSMWFVERYIGKLKSNVRNRAHPEGSIAEAFLADECMTFCSRYIIGFETKHNLASRNEDDEEWVGNHDSAHGSRLFPHSGNPLGRPRNYVLSGVAKVQAHRYVLFNCSDVNSYLRAHADEITNGRNLNLDVVERIQNDKFHEWFQAHDVTYYGRVIDIVELNHSGQFSVVLFRCEWVNVFSEKGMKKDKYGYTLVNFSHQIHKGEKIEHEPFIFPNQANQVFYVKDELNPGWFVVMKLPKPRDVYDLGNLEWEEETENRPFHVSQLGEILKRKNNDQHWVRTDVEGTIVDATSASSTEE, encoded by the exons ATGGTGCATTTGGTTATGCATCTAGCAACAGAGGCAAAAGTAGGTGGCCCAGTGTGCTACCGTTCGATGTGGTTTGTGGAAAG GTATATAGGTAAGTTGAAGTCGAATGTCCGTAACAGAGCTCATCCTGAAGGATCTATCGCCGAAGCATTTTTGGCAGATGAGTGCATGACATTTTGTTCAAGATATATTATCGGTTTTGAGACTAAGCATAACTTGGCTTCGAGGAACGAAGATGACGAGGAGTGGGTTGGGAATCATGATAGTGCACATGGATCAAGATTATTTCCTCATTCTGGCAATCCACTTGGAAGGCCGAGGAATTATGTTCTGAGCGGTGTGGCTAAAGTACAGGCACATAGATATGTCTTGTTCAATTGCTCCGATGTGAACTCATACCTTAG AGCTCATGCTGATGAGATAACTAATGGACGCAATTTAAACCTTGATGTTGTTGAGAGGATTCAAAACGATAAGTTCCACGAATGGTTCCAAGCTCAT GATGTGACGTACTATGGGAGGGTAATTGATATTGTCGAGCTAAATCACTCTGGACAGTTTTCAGTGGTGTTGTTTAGATGTGAATGGGTTAATGTGTTCTCAGAAAAAGGAATGAAAAAAGACAAGTACGGTTACACACTTGTCAATTTCTCACATCAAATACACAAAGGAGAAAAGATTGAGCATGAGCCTTTTATTTTCCCTAACCAGGCGAATCAAGTGTTCTATGTGAAAGATGAATTGAATCCAGGTTGGTTTGTGGTAATGAAGTTGCCAAAGCCTAGAGATGTATATGACTTAGGTAACTTGGAATGGGAAGAGGAGACAGAAAACCGGCCATTTCATGTTTCACAGCTTGGAGAGAttttgaaaagaaagaacaatgaCCAACACTGGGTTAGAACAGACGTTGAGGGGACAATAGTGGATGCTACTAGTGCTTCGAGCACCGAAGAATAG
- the LOC123396082 gene encoding uncharacterized protein LOC123396082 isoform X2: MVHLVMHLATEAKVGGPVCYRSMWFVERYIGKLKSNVRNRAHPEGSIAEAFLADECMTFCSRYIIGFETKHNLASRNEDDEEWVGNHDSAHGSRLFPHSGNPLGRPRNYVLSGVAKVQAHRYVLFNCSDVNSYLRAHADEITNGRNLNLDVVERIQNDKFHEWFQAHANQVFYVKDELNPGWFVVMKLPKPRDVYDLGNLEWEEETENRPFHVSQLGEILKRKNNDQHWVRTDVEGTIVDATSASSTEE, encoded by the exons ATGGTGCATTTGGTTATGCATCTAGCAACAGAGGCAAAAGTAGGTGGCCCAGTGTGCTACCGTTCGATGTGGTTTGTGGAAAG GTATATAGGTAAGTTGAAGTCGAATGTCCGTAACAGAGCTCATCCTGAAGGATCTATCGCCGAAGCATTTTTGGCAGATGAGTGCATGACATTTTGTTCAAGATATATTATCGGTTTTGAGACTAAGCATAACTTGGCTTCGAGGAACGAAGATGACGAGGAGTGGGTTGGGAATCATGATAGTGCACATGGATCAAGATTATTTCCTCATTCTGGCAATCCACTTGGAAGGCCGAGGAATTATGTTCTGAGCGGTGTGGCTAAAGTACAGGCACATAGATATGTCTTGTTCAATTGCTCCGATGTGAACTCATACCTTAG AGCTCATGCTGATGAGATAACTAATGGACGCAATTTAAACCTTGATGTTGTTGAGAGGATTCAAAACGATAAGTTCCACGAATGGTTCCAAGCTCAT GCGAATCAAGTGTTCTATGTGAAAGATGAATTGAATCCAGGTTGGTTTGTGGTAATGAAGTTGCCAAAGCCTAGAGATGTATATGACTTAGGTAACTTGGAATGGGAAGAGGAGACAGAAAACCGGCCATTTCATGTTTCACAGCTTGGAGAGAttttgaaaagaaagaacaatgaCCAACACTGGGTTAGAACAGACGTTGAGGGGACAATAGTGGATGCTACTAGTGCTTCGAGCACCGAAGAATAG
- the LOC123396405 gene encoding L-ascorbate oxidase-like, with protein MAPSARPPVAAAAAVLCLWLLVAVGEAKVHHYKWDISYQLKSPDCFEKLAVTVNGEAPGPTIHATQGDTIVVDVHNKLETENTAIHWHGIRQIDTPWADGVAGVTQCPILPGETFTYKFVVDRPGTYLYHAHYGMQRVAGLNGMIVVKVPDGIVEPFSYDEEHTVLLGDWWHKSVYEQATGLSSNPFVFVTEPQSLLINGRGTFNCSLAPSGTCNASRPDCALPTLFTAVPGKTYLLRIGSLTSLSSLSFEFEGHSMTVVEADGHYVRPFVVKNLFIYSGETYSVLVKADQDPRRNYWAASHVVGRTPSRTPSGKAVVSYAFNGNNPWMPPPTAPPAGPAWNNTAIRVEQSRAIFALPGHGVPMPARADRMLLLLNTQNRIDGHIKWTINGVSLMFPPTPYLVAMKRGMKDAYEQRPPPDMYDHVSHDISAPAPTNGTVGSPVYRLALGSVVDVVLQNSNMLNNKSETHPWHLHGHDFWVLGHGEGKFNPAADAWRLLNVRDPIMKNTVPLHPDGWTAVRFRADNPGVWLFHCHVEAHVFMGMGVVFEEGVERVGRLPSSIMGCGRSKGLH; from the exons ATGGCACCGTCGGCGAGGCCACcggtggccgccgccgccgccgtgctcTGCTTGTGGCTGCTGGTGGCCGTGGGAGAGGCCAAGGTGCACCACTACAAGTGGGACATCTCGTACCAGTTAAAGTCCCCCGACTGCTTCGAGAAGCTCGCCGTGACCGTCAACGGCGAGGCTCCCGGCCCGACCATCCACGCGACGCAGGGCGACACCATCGTCGTCGACGTCCACAACAAGCTCGAGACGGAGAACACCGCCATCCACTGGCACGGCATCCGCCAGATTGACACGCCGTGGGCCGACGGCGTCGCCGGCGTCACGCAGTGCCCCATCCTGCCCGGCGAAACCTTCACCTACAAATTCGTCGTCGACAGG CCTGGCACGTACCTGTACCATGCGCACTACGGGATGCAGCGCGTGGCGGGGCTCAACGGCATGATCGTGGTCAAGGTGCCGGACGGCATCGTGGAGCCCTTTTCTTACGACGAGGAACACACCGTCCTCCTCGGTGACTGGTGGCACAAGAGCGTCTACGAGCAGGCCACGGGGCTCTCCTCCAACCCCTTCGTGTTCGTCACTGAGCCCCAGTCTCTCCTCATCAACGGCAGAGGAACGTTCAACTGCTCGCTCGCTCCCAGTGGAACATGCAACGCCTCCCGCCCCGACTGCGCTCTGCCGACTCTGTTCACCGCCGTGCCGGGGAAGACATACCTCCTCCGCATCGGCAGCCTCACATCGCTCTCGTCGCTCAGCTTCGAGTTTGAGGGCCACTCCATGACGGTGGTGGAGGCTGACGGGCACTACGTCAGACCATTCGTCgtcaagaacctcttcatctaCTCCGGAGAGACATACTCCGTGCTGGTCAAGGCCGACCAGGACCCGCGGCGAAACTACTGGGCTGCGTCCCACGTCGTTGGCCGCACTCCCAGCCGGACACCGAGCGGCAAGGCCGTCGTCAGCTACGCCTTCAACGGCAACAACCCGTGGATGCCACCGCCCACGGCGCCACCGGCTGGCCCGGCATGGAACAACACGGCGATCAGGGTGGAGCAGAGCAGGGCCATCTTCGCGCTCCCAGGCCATGGCGTGCCCATGCCGGCGAGGGCCGACCGTATGCTGCTCCTCCTCAACACCCAGAACCGGATCGACGGCCACATCAAGTGGACCATCAATGGCGTGTCTCTCATGTTCCCGCCCACGCCCTACCTCGTGGCGATGAAGCGCGGCATGAAAGACGCGTACGAACAGCGCCCCCCGCccgacatgtacgaccacgtgagCCATGACATCTCGGCGCCGGCGCCGACCAACGGGACCGTGGGCAGCCCGGTGTACCGGCTTGCGCTAGGCTCCGTGGTGGACGTGGTGCTGCAGAACTCCAACATGCTCAACAACAAGAGCGAGACGCACCCGTGGCATCTCCATGGTCATGACTTCTGGGTGCTCGGCCATGGTGAAGGTAAGTTCAACCCTGCCGCCGACGCTTGGAGGCTGCTCAACGTGAGGGATcccatcatgaagaacacggtgccaCTGCACCCGGATGGGTGGACGGCGGTGCGGTTCCGGGCGGACAACCCGGGGGTGTGGCTCTTCCACTGTCACGTGGAGGCGCATGTGTTCATGGGCATGGGTGTGGTCTTCGAGGAGGGCGTCGAAAGGGTCGGCCGGCTGCCATCGTCCATCATGGGCTGTGGTCGATCAAAGGGACTGCACTGA